CCTCGGCTTGCGCGTAGCGCCGGAACCAGAGACCTTCCGGGTTGTGCCGGGTGATGCCGTCGAAAAGGGTCGCGATCTGCTGGCTCTGTTCGATGCCCATGGCGAGCAGCACCTGGTTGACGACCATCTTGTGCATGGCCAGATGGCTGCGCGGCACACCGGCGATGCGGCTGGCCAGGGCCATGGTGGCGCCGTCCAGGGCTTCGGCCGACACGGCCTCGTTCGCGAGGCCCCATTGCGCCGCGGTGCGGCCGTCGATCGTGTCACCGGTGAACATCAGCTGCTTGGCGCGCGTGGGGCCGAGCCGGTAGGTCCACATCGCCGTGGTGGGGCAGCCCCACACGCGCGTGGGCATGTAGCCGATGCGCGCATCCTCGGCCATCACCAGGAGGTCGCAGCACAGGGCGATGTCGCTGCCGCCCGCCACGGCGTGTCCGTGCACCTTCGCGATCGTCGGCTTGGGGCTGCGCCACAGGCTCATGAAATCCTCGGTGTTGCGCTTCATGAACGCGTAATCGTCCATGGGATCCCAGGGATGCCGCTCCTGCTGGCACGGATGATCGAGCTGGCCCTGGCCGAACTGCGTCAGGTCGTAGCCGCCGCAAAAGCCCTTGCCGGCGCCCTCGACGACGATCACATGGACGGCCGGCTCGGCGTTGGCCCAGTCCACCGCTTCGCGGATCTCCCGCGGCATGGCGTCGTTGATCGCATTCAGCCGTTCGGGGCGGTTGAGCAGCAGGCGCGCGACGCGGGGATTGCTCTCATCCTGGCTGATGCGCAGGGTGCTGAAGTCGGGCATGGCGAAGCTCCTTGGCGGTGACGGAACAAGCCTACACCGCCGCGCTGCTGAACCCTGCATCCCCTGAGATGCGGCCGTTTCTGATTCTGGGAAGTCCACCGGAGCAGCGATGAGCGCGGACACCCGATGAGTGAAGCTGAGCCAGAGCAGGGCGGGTAATTCCTGTCCCCGGCATGCCGTCGCCATGCCAAAACTCCATGTTCTATCGGCCCAACAAGGAGAACCGCCATGATCCAACGACAAACCCTGTTGTATGCAGCGATGGCCGCAGGCGTGATTGCCTTAGGCACGGCAGGGTGCGCAAGCCAAACTGGTGGCGCGAGCTCGTCCAGCTCCGGCGGCGGCTACGGCCCAGCGGCCGCTGCCCCCAGCGGCGGCGGCGCTGCAGCCAGCACTACTGCACCCGCTTCGATGGTGGTCTACACGGCCACGCTGACGCCCAATGAGGAAGTGCCGCCCGCTGCCAACAGCAAGGGACAGGGCACGGCGGAAGTGCGTGTTGACACGAAGACCAATGAAGTGAGCTGGACGGTCTCGTACAGCGGCCTCACCGGTCCGGCGACCATGGGCCATATCCACGGTCCCGCGGCGGCGGGCAGCAACGCGGGTGTGGTGGTGCCGTTCGCAGGTGTCGCCGGCGCGCAGAGCGCGCAGGGCAAGGGAACGATCACGCAGGCGCAGTACGGCGACCTGGCCGCAGGCCTCTATTACGTGAATATTCACACGGCGCAGTACCCCGGCGGCGAACTTCGCGGCCAACTGCGCAAGAAGTAGGACCCGGCCGCCCTGGGGCGGATACCCCTGCAAACGCCTCGACAGGGGGCGAAACGTAAAATGGAGGGTTGGTCACAGCTCTCGCATGAACGCCCCCATCGACGTCTCCTTTTTCGCGCGCGCCGCGAAGCCCATCACCAGCTACCGCAAGTACTGGGCGAGCCGCTTCGGCACGTCCCGGTTCCTGCCGATGAGCCGCGCCGAGATGGACGCGCTGGGCTGGGACAGCTGCGACATCATCATCGTCACCGGGGACGCCTACGTCGATCATCCGAGCTTCGGCATGGCGGTGATCGGCCGGGTGCTGGAGGCGCAGGGCTTTCGCGTCGGCATGATCGCCCAGCCCGACTGGCAGAGCGCGGAGCCCTTCAAGGCCCTGGGCCGGCCGAACCTGTTCTTCGGCGTCACGGCCGGGAACATGGATTCGATGATCAACCGCTACACGGCCGACCGCAAGATCCGCAGCGACGACGCCTACACGCCGGGCGACGTGGCCGGCCGGCGCCCAGACCATGCGGCCATCGTGTACAGCCAGCGCTGCCGCGAGGCCTACAAGGACACGCCCATCGTGCTCGGCGGCATCGAAGGCAGCCTCCGGCGCATCGCGCACTACGACTACTGGTCGGACAAGGTGCGCCGCTCCGTCCTGGTGGACGCCAAGTGCGACCTGCTGCTCTATGGCAACGCCGAGCGCGCCATCGTCGAGATCGCGCACCGCCTGGCCGCCCGCGAGCCAGTGCAGGAGATCACCGATGTGCGCGGCACCGCCTTCGTGCGCCGCGCCACGCCGGAAGGCTGGTTCGAGATCGACTCCACCGAAGTGGACCAGCCGGGACGCGTGGAGGACCACGTCAATCCCTACATGACGATCTCGGACCAGGCGAAGGCGCAGGGAGAGACGTGCAAGAAGGAACTTTCTTCGCTCCCTCCCCTTCCGGGGGAGGGCGGGGGTGGGGGCGCTGGCTCCGTGCAGCCATTGAACTTCGTCCCCAACCCCAGCCTCACGAAGCGCCCCCACCCCAACCCTCCCCCGGAGGGGGAGGGGGCAAGGAAAAAGCCGCCGCCGCGTGATCGCACAGTGATTCGACTGCCCGCGTACGAGCAGGTCAAGTCCGATGCGGTGCTGTATGCCCATGCCAACCGCGTGCTGCACCTGGAGACCAATCCGGGCAATGCCCGGGCGCTGGTGCAGGCGCATGGCGACCGGGACGTCTGGTTGAACGCGCCGCCGATACCGCTCACCACCGCGGAGATGGACTTTGTATTCGGCCTGCCGTACGCGCGAAGCCCGCATCCGGCCTATGCCGATGAAAAGGGCAGCCACGACGGCGCCACCAAGATCCCGGCCTGGGAAATGATCCGCTTCTCGGTGAACATCATGCGCGGCTGCTTCGGCGGCTGCACCTTCTGCTCGATCACCGAGCACGAAGGGCGCATCATCCAGAGTCGCAGCGAGGACTCGGTGATCCACGAGATCGAGGAGATCCGCGACAAGGTGGCGGGCTTCACCGGCGTGATTTCCGACCTCGGCGGGCCGACCGCCAACATGTACCGCATCGGCTGCAAGACGCCGGAGATCGAGGCCGCCTGCCGCAAGCCCAGCTGCGTGTACCCCGGGATCTGCCAGAACCTGAACACCGACCATTCGGCGCTGGTGCGGATCTACCAGCGCGCGCGCAAGCTGCGCGGCATCAAGAAGATCCTGATCGGGTCGGGCGTGCGCTACGACCTGGCGGTGCAGTCGCCCGAGTACGTCAAGGAACTGGTGCAGCACCACGTCGGCGGCTACCTGAAGATCGCCCCCGAGCACACCGAGCAGGGGCCGCTGACCAAAATGATGAAGCCCGGCATCGGCGCCTATGACAAGTTCAAGGCGATGTTCGAGAAGTACAGCACCGAAGCCGGCAAGAAGCAGTTCCTGATCCCGTACTTCATTGCCGCGCATCCGGGCACCAGTGACGAGGACATGATGAACCTCGCGCTCTGGCTTAAGCGCAACGGCTTCCGCGCCGACCAGGTGCAGACCTTCTATCCCAGCCCGATGGCGACCGCCACGGCGATGTACCACTCCGGCCGCAACACGCTGCGCAAGGTGCACCGCAAGGCGGCGCTGGAAGACAGCGTGGACGTGGTGCGCGGCGAGCGCCGCCGGCGCCTGCACAAGGCCTTCCTGCGCTACCACGACCCGAACAACTGGCCGGTGCTGCGCGAAGCCCTCAAGGCCATGGGCCGGGCCGACCTGATCGGCAGCGCCAAGCACCAGCTGGTGCCCGCCTACCAGCCCCTGACCGACGGCGGCTACAGCAGCGCGCGGCGCAAGAACTCGACCCCGGCCAAGGGGCTGGTCCTGACGCAGCACACCGGCCTGCCGCCGCGCGTCACCGGCGGCGCCAAGCCTTCGGCGAAGATCGCCCAAAAGAAGCGCACCTGACGCTGCGCAGCTCGCCGCAAGGGTGCGCCGTCGAGATAATCGACGCATGAACCCCAGCAGCTTGCCCGTCCATGGATGAGGCCTCGGCACGTCAGGTGATCCTGGTCGAGGCGATCGAGTCGGCCGACACGCAAGGGCGCCTGCTCAGCGCCGAGGAACGCGACCAGATCGACCGGGAGTCCAGGCTGGAAGCCCGGCGGCGCGATCCCGGGCGCGACCGGGTGCCCGACGAGGAGTTCATCCAGCTGCGCGCGGGGCGTGTGCTGGCGGCGGCCGGCGCGCGGCAACCCGGCCTGCTCACGCTGCAGCTGCCCGCGGGCTGGACGCGCTGGCTGGAGTGGCTGCTGCCGCTGGGCGCCTTCCTCGTCGGGGTCGCGACCGATGCCATTGGCGATCCGCATCGGGTCGACTTGGTCTCCCTCCCGCTGCTGGGCATCGTGGCCTGGAACCTGGCCGTCTACCTGGGGATCGCGGGCCATGCCTTGTGGCCGAAGCGCGCCGGCGCCAGCTCGTGGCTGGCGCCTGTCGGTCGCTGGGCGGACGGCACGCGGGCCCTGCGGCGCCGACCGGGAAGCGTCCAGGGGCAGGTCGCGGTGCGCTTCCACGCGCTCTGGTTCCAGGTCGCGCAGGCCCTGCACGTGCAGCGCAGCAAACGGGTGCTGCACTTGTGCGCAGCTGCCTGGGCCGGCGGGGTCATCGCATCGCTGCTGGTGCGAGGCCTGGTGGTCGAGTACCGGGTGGGGTGGGAAAGCACTTTCCTGGGGCCGCCGCAGGTGTTCGCCATCCTCAGCGTGCTCCGGCTGCCGGCCCTGCTGGTGGCGCCCTTCAGCGAGTTCACCGTGGACGACGTCGCGCAGCTGCGGTTCAGCAGCGGCGGTGGCGTCGCCGGCGGCGCGGCCTGGGTGTGGATGTACGTGGCGCTGCTGGTCACCGTGGTCATCCTGCCCCGGCTGGTGCTCGCCAGCTGGGCCGCCTGGCGGGAAAGCCGCCTCCGGCACCGGGTGCCCATGAACCTCCAGGAGGCCTATTACCAGC
Above is a window of Ramlibacter tataouinensis DNA encoding:
- a CDS encoding crotonase/enoyl-CoA hydratase family protein, producing the protein MPDFSTLRISQDESNPRVARLLLNRPERLNAINDAMPREIREAVDWANAEPAVHVIVVEGAGKGFCGGYDLTQFGQGQLDHPCQQERHPWDPMDDYAFMKRNTEDFMSLWRSPKPTIAKVHGHAVAGGSDIALCCDLLVMAEDARIGYMPTRVWGCPTTAMWTYRLGPTRAKQLMFTGDTIDGRTAAQWGLANEAVSAEALDGATMALASRIAGVPRSHLAMHKMVVNQVLLAMGIEQSQQIATLFDGITRHNPEGLWFRRYAQAEGFKAAVQWRDSGRPIPEGDEARERIRELEQRRG
- a CDS encoding CHRD domain-containing protein; its protein translation is MIQRQTLLYAAMAAGVIALGTAGCASQTGGASSSSSGGGYGPAAAAPSGGGAAASTTAPASMVVYTATLTPNEEVPPAANSKGQGTAEVRVDTKTNEVSWTVSYSGLTGPATMGHIHGPAAAGSNAGVVVPFAGVAGAQSAQGKGTITQAQYGDLAAGLYYVNIHTAQYPGGELRGQLRKK
- a CDS encoding YgiQ family radical SAM protein yields the protein MNAPIDVSFFARAAKPITSYRKYWASRFGTSRFLPMSRAEMDALGWDSCDIIIVTGDAYVDHPSFGMAVIGRVLEAQGFRVGMIAQPDWQSAEPFKALGRPNLFFGVTAGNMDSMINRYTADRKIRSDDAYTPGDVAGRRPDHAAIVYSQRCREAYKDTPIVLGGIEGSLRRIAHYDYWSDKVRRSVLVDAKCDLLLYGNAERAIVEIAHRLAAREPVQEITDVRGTAFVRRATPEGWFEIDSTEVDQPGRVEDHVNPYMTISDQAKAQGETCKKELSSLPPLPGEGGGGGAGSVQPLNFVPNPSLTKRPHPNPPPEGEGARKKPPPRDRTVIRLPAYEQVKSDAVLYAHANRVLHLETNPGNARALVQAHGDRDVWLNAPPIPLTTAEMDFVFGLPYARSPHPAYADEKGSHDGATKIPAWEMIRFSVNIMRGCFGGCTFCSITEHEGRIIQSRSEDSVIHEIEEIRDKVAGFTGVISDLGGPTANMYRIGCKTPEIEAACRKPSCVYPGICQNLNTDHSALVRIYQRARKLRGIKKILIGSGVRYDLAVQSPEYVKELVQHHVGGYLKIAPEHTEQGPLTKMMKPGIGAYDKFKAMFEKYSTEAGKKQFLIPYFIAAHPGTSDEDMMNLALWLKRNGFRADQVQTFYPSPMATATAMYHSGRNTLRKVHRKAALEDSVDVVRGERRRRLHKAFLRYHDPNNWPVLREALKAMGRADLIGSAKHQLVPAYQPLTDGGYSSARRKNSTPAKGLVLTQHTGLPPRVTGGAKPSAKIAQKKRT